In Actinomadura citrea, a single window of DNA contains:
- the icmF gene encoding fused isobutyryl-CoA mutase/GTPase IcmF, translating into MTGELHAPVHPVRFVTAAALFDGHDAAINIMRRILQSQGAEVVHLGHDRSVREVVDAVLEEDAQGVAISSYQGGHVEYFEYLSRSLKEAGAEHVKVFGGGGGVIVHEEIARLSGAGVRIFSPEDGQRLGLPGMINELVRECDVDLAAEPVPAGAVVAGERRALARTITCLQAGSLPEDARARLAEAAAGRRVPVLGITGTGGSGKSSLTDELVRRLRVDQGDRLRVAVLAVDPTRRRGGGALLGDRIRMNSLDGDRVFFRSLATRGARELPENVEDIVLACKAAGYDLVILETPGIGQGDAAIVPLVDVSLYVMTPEFGAASQLEKIDMLDFADVVAINKFERRGAADALRDVGRQLVRNREAFGQRPEDMPVFGTSAATFNDDGVTALYRHLGELLGEHGLRLEDGALPEVATKVSTGAATVIPPNRVRYLSDIAETVRGYHADTVRQMEAVRRVQRLDEVRAELADASEVEGLLEKARRDVEPGNAELVRGWPAVVEAYSGDEQVVKIRDRELRTRLTRESLSGSRIPRVALPRYTDHGELLRFLRNENLPGRFPFTAGVFPFKRDNEDPARMFAGEGDPFRTNRRFKLLSEGQPATRLSTAFDSVTLYGRDPDERPDVYGKVGTSGVSIATLDDMKALYDGFDLSSPTTSVSMTINGPAPTILAFFLNTAVDQGMDAFHEENGREPSEEEAAQIRARVLSTVRGTVQADILKEDQGQNTCIFSTEFSLRMMGDIQEWFIANKVRNFYSVSISGYHIAEAGANPISQLAFTLANGFTYVESYLARGMDIDDFAPNLSFFFSNGMDPEYNVLGRVARRIWAVAMRDRYGANERSQKLKYHVQTSGRSLHAQEMHFNDIRTTLQALIAIYDNCNSLHTNAYDEAVTTPTAESVRRALAIQLIINREWGLAMNENPLQGSFVIDELTDLVEEAVLAEFDSISERGGVLGAMETGYQRGRIQDESMLYEQRKHDGSLPIIGVNTFRGPEAGDGTPRTIELARATEDEKRSQLDRVHGYQEAHRDGARAALAALKDAARSGENVFAVLMDAARVCSLQQITDAFFEVGGQYRRNV; encoded by the coding sequence GTGACGGGGGAACTGCACGCGCCGGTGCACCCGGTGCGCTTCGTGACGGCCGCGGCGCTGTTCGACGGCCATGACGCGGCCATCAACATCATGCGGCGCATCCTGCAGTCCCAGGGCGCCGAGGTCGTGCACCTCGGGCACGACCGCTCGGTCCGCGAGGTCGTCGACGCCGTCCTGGAGGAGGACGCGCAGGGCGTGGCGATCAGCTCCTACCAGGGCGGCCACGTCGAGTACTTCGAGTACCTGTCGCGCAGCCTGAAGGAGGCCGGCGCCGAGCACGTGAAGGTGTTCGGCGGTGGCGGCGGCGTCATCGTGCACGAGGAGATCGCGCGGCTGTCCGGTGCGGGCGTGCGGATCTTCTCCCCGGAGGACGGGCAGCGGCTCGGCCTGCCCGGCATGATCAACGAGCTGGTCCGCGAGTGCGACGTCGACCTGGCCGCCGAGCCCGTGCCGGCCGGCGCCGTGGTGGCGGGGGAGCGGCGCGCCCTCGCCCGGACCATCACCTGCCTGCAGGCCGGGAGCCTGCCCGAGGACGCCCGCGCGCGGCTCGCCGAGGCGGCGGCCGGGCGGCGGGTCCCCGTGCTGGGGATCACCGGGACGGGCGGGTCCGGGAAGTCGTCCCTCACCGACGAGCTGGTGCGGCGGCTGCGCGTCGACCAGGGCGACCGGCTGCGCGTCGCGGTGCTCGCCGTGGACCCGACGCGGCGGCGCGGCGGCGGCGCGCTGCTCGGCGACCGGATCAGGATGAACTCCCTGGACGGCGACCGCGTGTTCTTCCGCTCGCTGGCCACCCGGGGCGCCCGGGAGCTGCCGGAGAACGTCGAGGACATCGTCCTCGCCTGCAAGGCCGCCGGCTACGACCTGGTGATCCTGGAGACGCCCGGCATCGGGCAGGGCGACGCCGCGATCGTTCCGCTGGTGGACGTGTCGCTGTACGTGATGACGCCGGAGTTCGGCGCCGCGTCCCAGCTCGAGAAGATCGACATGCTCGACTTCGCGGACGTGGTCGCGATCAACAAGTTCGAGCGGCGCGGCGCGGCCGACGCGCTGCGGGACGTGGGCCGCCAGCTCGTGCGCAACCGGGAGGCGTTCGGGCAGCGGCCCGAGGACATGCCGGTGTTCGGCACGAGCGCCGCCACGTTCAACGACGACGGCGTCACCGCGCTCTATCGGCACCTCGGCGAGCTGCTGGGCGAGCACGGCCTGCGCCTGGAGGACGGCGCCCTGCCCGAGGTCGCGACCAAGGTGTCGACCGGCGCCGCGACCGTCATCCCGCCGAACCGCGTGCGGTACCTGTCCGACATCGCCGAGACCGTGCGGGGCTACCACGCCGACACGGTGAGGCAGATGGAGGCGGTGCGGCGCGTCCAGCGGCTGGACGAGGTGCGCGCCGAGCTGGCGGACGCCTCCGAGGTCGAGGGCCTGCTGGAGAAGGCGCGTCGGGACGTGGAGCCCGGGAACGCCGAACTGGTCCGGGGCTGGCCCGCCGTCGTGGAGGCCTACTCCGGCGACGAGCAGGTCGTGAAGATCCGCGACAGGGAGCTGCGCACCAGGCTCACGCGCGAGTCCCTGTCGGGCAGCCGGATCCCCCGCGTCGCGCTGCCGCGCTACACCGACCACGGCGAACTGCTGCGGTTCCTGCGCAACGAGAACCTGCCCGGCCGGTTCCCCTTCACCGCCGGGGTGTTCCCGTTCAAGCGCGACAACGAGGACCCCGCCCGCATGTTCGCGGGGGAGGGCGACCCCTTCCGCACCAACCGCCGCTTCAAGCTGCTGTCGGAGGGCCAGCCCGCGACCCGCCTGTCCACCGCGTTCGACTCGGTCACCCTGTACGGGCGCGACCCCGACGAGCGTCCCGACGTGTACGGCAAGGTCGGCACGTCCGGGGTCTCGATCGCCACGCTGGACGACATGAAGGCGCTCTACGACGGGTTCGACCTGTCGTCCCCGACCACCTCGGTGTCGATGACCATCAACGGTCCCGCGCCCACGATCCTGGCGTTCTTCCTCAACACGGCCGTCGACCAGGGAATGGACGCCTTCCACGAGGAGAACGGCCGCGAGCCGTCCGAGGAGGAGGCCGCGCAGATCCGCGCGCGCGTGCTGTCGACCGTGCGCGGCACCGTGCAGGCCGACATCCTCAAGGAGGACCAGGGGCAGAACACCTGCATCTTCTCCACCGAGTTCTCGCTGCGGATGATGGGCGACATCCAGGAGTGGTTCATCGCCAACAAGGTCCGCAACTTCTACTCGGTGTCCATCTCCGGCTACCACATCGCCGAGGCCGGGGCGAACCCCATCAGCCAGCTCGCGTTCACCCTCGCCAACGGCTTCACCTACGTCGAGTCCTACCTGGCGCGGGGCATGGACATCGACGACTTCGCGCCCAACCTGTCGTTCTTCTTCTCCAACGGGATGGACCCCGAGTACAACGTGCTCGGACGGGTGGCACGCCGCATCTGGGCCGTGGCCATGCGCGACCGGTACGGCGCGAACGAGCGCAGCCAGAAGCTCAAGTACCACGTGCAGACGTCCGGGCGCTCCCTGCACGCGCAGGAGATGCACTTCAACGACATCCGCACGACGCTGCAGGCGCTCATCGCCATCTACGACAACTGCAACAGCCTGCACACCAACGCCTACGACGAGGCGGTCACCACGCCGACGGCCGAGTCGGTGCGGCGGGCCCTGGCGATCCAGCTCATCATCAACCGCGAGTGGGGCCTGGCGATGAACGAGAACCCGCTGCAGGGGTCGTTCGTCATCGACGAGCTGACCGACCTGGTCGAGGAGGCGGTGCTGGCCGAGTTCGACAGCATCAGCGAGCGCGGCGGCGTCCTCGGCGCGATGGAGACCGGCTACCAGCGCGGCCGCATCCAGGACGAGTCGATGCTGTACGAGCAGCGCAAGCACGACGGCTCGCTGCCGATCATCGGCGTCAACACCTTCCGCGGCCCCGAGGCCGGCGACGGGACGCCGAGGACGATCGAGCTCGCCCGCGCCACCGAGGACGAGAAGCGCTCCCAGCTCGACCGCGTCCATGGCTACCAGGAGGCGCACCGGGACGGGGCGCGGGCCGCCCTCGCCGCCCTCAAGGACGCGGCCCGGTCAGGCGAGAACGTGTTCGCGGTGCTGATGGACGCGGCGCGCGTGTGCAGCCTCCAGCAGATCACCGACGCCTTCTTCGAGGTCGGCGGCCAGTACCGCCGCAACGTCTGA
- a CDS encoding MarR family transcriptional regulator, with the protein MPDPIAEAHRQWSGRWPEHADRMAAVTSVMRAQQILLSRIEAVLKPYGLTFAAYEALRLLAFARTGTLPMGKMGARLMVHPASVTNVIGRLEQRGLVGRRPSPDDRRVVLATLTPAGRDLAEEATLALNESGFGIAGLPAAEAADITTALRRVRLATGDLD; encoded by the coding sequence ATGCCCGATCCCATCGCCGAGGCCCACCGCCAGTGGAGCGGCCGCTGGCCCGAGCACGCCGACCGCATGGCGGCCGTCACCTCGGTGATGCGGGCCCAGCAGATCCTGCTGAGCCGGATCGAGGCCGTCCTCAAGCCCTACGGGCTGACGTTCGCCGCCTACGAGGCCCTGCGCCTGCTCGCCTTCGCCCGCACCGGGACCCTTCCCATGGGCAAGATGGGCGCCCGCCTCATGGTGCACCCCGCGTCCGTGACCAACGTGATCGGCCGCCTGGAGCAGCGGGGCCTCGTCGGCCGCCGCCCCTCCCCCGACGACCGCCGCGTCGTCCTCGCCACCCTCACCCCCGCGGGCCGCGACCTCGCCGAAGAGGCCACGCTCGCCCTGAACGAGTCCGGCTTCGGCATCGCCGGCCTCCCGGCCGCCGAGGCCGCCGACATCACCACCGCCCTCCGCCGCGTCCGCCTCGCCACCGGCGATCTCGACTGA
- a CDS encoding hydroxyacid-oxoacid transhydrogenase, with protein sequence MTSETVFTYGAPQLKFGSGAADEIGFDLAQFGARRVLVVTDAGIAATGGPRRIADAMKAYGIEAAVFDGVRVEPTDASMREAVEHARETGPYDAYVAVGGGSSIDTAKAVNLLTTNEGDLAEYLNPPVGAGRAPERPLLPLVAVPTTTGTGAESTTVCVLDVLDLRVKTGISHPRLRPALAVVDPELTMSQPPGVTASAGMDILCHALESYTARPYDRYERKRPEERVPYCGANPVSDMWAEKSLSLLSRSFRRAVADGEDREARTDMALAATFAGLGFGNAGVHIPHANAYPIAGQVRDFRPDGYPDGEALVPHGMSVSLTAPEAFRFTFEARPERHVRAAELLDPRMDRPDDPAEHLPLAVLRLMRDIGIPDGIGGVGYGEGDVPALVEGAMKQRRLLAISPRPVDEEAVAGILTRSLRLW encoded by the coding sequence ATGACGAGCGAGACGGTCTTCACGTACGGGGCGCCGCAGCTGAAGTTCGGGAGCGGGGCGGCCGACGAGATCGGGTTCGATCTGGCGCAGTTCGGGGCGCGGCGGGTGCTGGTCGTCACCGATGCCGGGATCGCGGCGACGGGCGGGCCGCGGCGGATCGCGGACGCGATGAAGGCGTACGGGATCGAGGCCGCGGTGTTCGACGGCGTGCGCGTCGAACCGACGGACGCGAGCATGCGCGAGGCGGTCGAGCACGCCCGGGAGACCGGACCCTACGACGCGTACGTGGCGGTCGGGGGCGGGTCGAGCATCGACACCGCGAAGGCGGTCAACCTCCTCACGACCAACGAGGGCGATCTCGCGGAGTACCTGAACCCGCCGGTGGGGGCGGGGCGGGCGCCGGAGCGGCCGCTGCTGCCGCTGGTGGCCGTCCCCACCACGACGGGCACGGGCGCGGAGAGCACCACGGTCTGCGTCCTGGACGTCCTGGACCTGCGGGTCAAGACCGGCATCAGCCACCCGCGGCTGCGGCCGGCGCTGGCCGTGGTGGACCCGGAGCTGACGATGTCGCAGCCGCCCGGTGTGACCGCTTCGGCGGGGATGGACATCCTGTGCCACGCCCTGGAGAGCTACACCGCGCGCCCGTACGACCGGTACGAGCGCAAGAGGCCCGAGGAGCGGGTGCCGTACTGCGGGGCCAATCCGGTGTCGGACATGTGGGCGGAGAAGTCGCTGAGCCTGCTGTCGCGGTCGTTCCGCCGGGCCGTCGCGGACGGGGAGGACCGGGAGGCGCGCACCGACATGGCGCTGGCGGCGACGTTCGCGGGGCTCGGGTTCGGCAACGCCGGGGTGCACATCCCGCACGCCAACGCCTACCCCATCGCCGGGCAGGTCAGGGACTTCCGGCCGGACGGCTACCCGGACGGGGAGGCGCTGGTCCCGCACGGCATGTCGGTGTCGCTGACGGCGCCCGAGGCGTTCCGGTTCACCTTCGAGGCGCGCCCCGAGCGGCACGTCCGGGCGGCGGAACTGCTGGACCCGCGGATGGATCGGCCGGACGACCCGGCCGAGCACCTGCCGCTGGCGGTGCTGCGGCTGATGCGCGACATCGGCATCCCGGACGGGATCGGCGGCGTCGGGTACGGGGAGGGCGACGTCCCCGCGCTGGTGGAGGGCGCGATGAAGCAGCGGCGGCTGCTGGCGATCTCACCGCGTCCGGTGGACGAGGAGGCCGTGGCCGGTATCCTCACGCGGTCGCTGCGGCTGTGGTGA
- a CDS encoding alpha/beta hydrolase — protein sequence MGEIVREFVGLPSPLAGRAGAGGHPCQGIYHRPAGAAPKTAFIATHYNVDFSEHYLAEHLAARGHGFLGWNTRFRGNEAYFLLDHALAEIGEGVRWLRERAGAERVVLLGNSGGGSLMAAYQSQAVDPNVTPVAGMRPVAAIEDLPAGDLFVALAAHSGRPEVLTAWMDPSVTDETDPLSADPSLDPFDPGNGPPYGAEFQARYRAAQRARNERITDRVLARLDALKGTRARDALFTVHRTWADLRMIDPAIEPSDREPNRCYLGDPAKANYGVFGIGSLCTLRSWLSMWSLRTSQCTAAPHLARITVPSLVVHATADECVYDGDARAIFGALAASDRTLHRIRDTHYLPDSRPEVADLVDAWVRAR from the coding sequence ATGGGCGAGATCGTCAGGGAGTTCGTGGGGCTGCCGTCGCCCCTGGCCGGCCGGGCGGGCGCGGGCGGCCACCCGTGCCAGGGGATCTACCACCGCCCGGCCGGGGCGGCCCCGAAGACCGCGTTCATCGCGACCCACTACAACGTCGACTTCTCCGAGCACTACCTCGCCGAGCACCTCGCGGCCCGCGGCCACGGCTTCCTCGGCTGGAACACCCGCTTCCGCGGCAACGAGGCGTACTTCCTGCTCGACCACGCCCTCGCCGAGATCGGCGAGGGCGTGCGCTGGCTCCGCGAACGGGCGGGCGCCGAGCGGGTCGTCCTGCTCGGCAACTCCGGCGGCGGCTCGCTGATGGCCGCCTACCAGTCCCAGGCCGTGGACCCCAACGTCACGCCCGTCGCCGGGATGCGTCCCGTCGCCGCCATCGAGGACCTGCCCGCCGGGGACCTGTTCGTCGCGCTCGCCGCCCACTCCGGCCGCCCGGAGGTCCTCACCGCCTGGATGGACCCCTCGGTCACCGACGAGACCGACCCGCTGTCGGCCGACCCGTCCCTCGACCCCTTCGACCCCGGCAACGGCCCCCCGTACGGCGCGGAGTTCCAGGCCCGCTACCGCGCCGCGCAGCGCGCCCGCAACGAGCGCATCACCGACCGGGTCCTCGCCCGCCTGGACGCCCTGAAGGGCACCCGCGCCCGCGACGCGCTGTTCACCGTGCACCGCACCTGGGCCGACCTGCGGATGATCGACCCCGCCATCGAGCCGTCCGACCGCGAGCCCAACCGCTGCTACCTCGGCGATCCCGCCAAGGCCAACTACGGCGTGTTCGGCATCGGCTCGCTGTGCACGCTGCGCTCCTGGCTGTCGATGTGGAGCCTGCGCACCTCGCAGTGCACCGCCGCCCCGCACCTGGCGCGCATCACGGTCCCGTCCCTGGTGGTGCACGCCACGGCGGACGAGTGCGTCTACGACGGCGACGCCCGTGCGATCTTCGGTGCCCTCGCCGCGTCCGACAGGACGCTCCACCGCATCAGGGACACCCACTACCTGCCGGACTCCCGGCCCGAGGTCGCCGACCTGGTCGACGCCTGGGTCCGCGCCCGCTGA
- a CDS encoding tryptophan 2,3-dioxygenase translates to MADSPTMTYGGYLRLDDLLSCQEPKTRAHDELLFVIIHQVYELWFKQILHEAALLQLRLEEGNSAGSLHTARRIAKILKTVVGQLDVLETMTPRQFAAFRDALGNSSGFQSEQFREIEAVLGRRSFPASDLRGDERLQAAVSRPSVFDSLLRYLAGRGHPVPRAALERDFSRPWEPDPGVQKVLLAVYADESGPAAEVCEGLVDVDEGIQEWRYRHLKMVERTIGAKIGTGGSAGADYLRSTLFAPAFPDLWEVRSQTEETPVHGG, encoded by the coding sequence ATGGCGGATTCGCCGACGATGACGTACGGCGGCTATCTGAGGCTCGACGATCTGCTGTCGTGCCAGGAGCCGAAGACCCGCGCGCACGACGAACTGCTCTTCGTGATCATCCATCAGGTCTACGAGCTGTGGTTCAAGCAGATCCTGCACGAGGCGGCGCTGCTGCAGCTCCGGCTGGAGGAGGGCAACAGCGCCGGGTCGCTGCACACCGCCCGCCGCATCGCCAAGATCCTCAAGACCGTCGTCGGCCAGCTGGACGTGCTGGAGACGATGACGCCCCGGCAGTTCGCCGCGTTCCGCGACGCGCTCGGCAACTCCAGCGGCTTCCAGAGCGAGCAGTTCCGCGAGATCGAGGCCGTCCTCGGGCGGCGCTCCTTCCCCGCGTCCGACCTGCGCGGCGACGAGCGGCTCCAGGCGGCCGTGTCCCGCCCGTCGGTGTTCGACTCGCTGCTGCGCTACCTCGCGGGCCGCGGTCATCCCGTCCCGCGCGCGGCCCTGGAGCGGGACTTCTCCCGGCCGTGGGAGCCCGATCCCGGAGTGCAGAAGGTCCTGCTCGCCGTCTACGCGGACGAGTCCGGGCCGGCCGCCGAGGTCTGCGAGGGGCTGGTCGACGTGGACGAGGGCATCCAGGAGTGGCGGTACCGGCACCTGAAGATGGTCGAGCGGACGATCGGCGCGAAGATCGGCACGGGCGGGTCGGCGGGCGCCGACTACCTGCGCAGCACCCTGTTCGCCCCCGCCTTCCCCGACCTGTGGGAGGTCCGCTCCCAGACCGAGGAGACCCCCGTCCATGGCGGCTGA
- a CDS encoding FAD-dependent oxidoreductase: MAAEGGERVAIVGAGLAGCLLAVLLGRRGIPVTVYERRPDPRVAGTERGRSINLAVSARGLAALEQVGLRDQSLKQALPMHGRMVHPLPGAQNFQPYSADGGRAINSISRAELNRSLLDTAESTPGVTLRFSERVTGVDVEAGALLLEGADPEPADVVLAGDGAYSAVRRSLRLDEDADFLEHGYKELTVPPKDGGFALDPDALHIWPRGTSMMIALPNLDRSFTCTLFWPKEDFAALDTPGKVTAYFERHYPDVAGLMPDLTGDFERNPVGSLVTVRCWPWTRYGKGALVALLGDAAHAIVPFFGQGANCAFEDCIEIDRCLTETGGDWARALSLYQERRKANTDAIAEMALDNFVEMRDRVSSPVYRAKQTATHALERLLAGRYVSRYELVSFSTIPYARIPARIRRQNRVLAAAALGSAAALGLGLRALSRRR, encoded by the coding sequence ATGGCGGCTGAGGGCGGCGAGCGGGTCGCGATCGTCGGCGCGGGCCTGGCGGGCTGCCTGCTCGCGGTGCTGCTCGGCCGCCGCGGCATCCCCGTGACGGTGTACGAGCGGCGCCCCGACCCGCGCGTCGCGGGCACCGAGCGGGGACGCTCGATCAACCTGGCGGTCTCGGCCCGGGGCCTGGCCGCGCTGGAGCAGGTCGGCCTGCGCGACCAGTCGCTCAAGCAGGCGCTGCCCATGCACGGGCGGATGGTGCATCCCCTGCCGGGCGCGCAGAACTTCCAGCCCTACAGCGCCGACGGCGGGCGCGCCATCAACTCCATCAGCCGCGCCGAGCTGAACCGGTCGCTGCTGGACACCGCCGAGAGCACGCCGGGGGTCACGCTGCGGTTCTCCGAGCGCGTCACCGGCGTGGACGTCGAGGCCGGCGCGCTCCTGCTGGAGGGCGCGGACCCCGAGCCCGCCGACGTCGTCCTGGCCGGGGACGGCGCCTACAGCGCGGTCCGCCGGTCGCTGCGCCTGGACGAGGACGCCGACTTCCTGGAGCACGGCTACAAGGAGCTGACCGTCCCGCCGAAGGACGGCGGGTTCGCGCTCGACCCGGACGCCCTGCACATCTGGCCGCGCGGCACCTCGATGATGATCGCGCTGCCGAACCTGGACCGCTCGTTCACCTGCACGCTGTTCTGGCCGAAGGAGGACTTCGCCGCCCTCGACACCCCCGGGAAGGTCACCGCCTACTTCGAGCGGCACTATCCCGACGTGGCGGGCCTGATGCCGGACCTCACGGGCGACTTCGAGCGCAACCCGGTCGGGTCGCTGGTGACCGTCCGGTGCTGGCCGTGGACGCGGTACGGCAAGGGCGCCCTGGTGGCGCTGCTGGGCGACGCCGCGCACGCCATCGTGCCGTTCTTCGGGCAGGGCGCGAACTGCGCGTTCGAGGACTGCATCGAGATCGACCGGTGCCTGACCGAGACCGGCGGCGACTGGGCCCGCGCGCTGTCGCTCTACCAGGAGCGGCGCAAGGCCAACACCGACGCGATCGCCGAGATGGCGCTGGACAACTTCGTCGAGATGCGCGACCGCGTGTCCTCTCCGGTCTACCGGGCGAAGCAGACGGCGACGCACGCGCTGGAGCGCCTCCTGGCCGGACGCTACGTCTCCCGGTACGAGCTGGTGTCGTTCTCGACGATCCCGTACGCGCGGATCCCGGCGCGGATCAGGCGGCAGAACCGGGTGCTAGCCGCGGCCGCCCTCGGCTCCGCGGCCGCCCTCGGACTGGGCCTGCGCGCCCTGTCCCGGCGGCGCTGA
- a CDS encoding DHA2 family efflux MFS transporter permease subunit codes for MRKEGADALSPAEQRRRWQALSVCLVAAFMTLLDVSIVNVALPSIRAGLHASEAQLQWILSGYALTFGLVLVPAGRLGDARSRRAVFMSGLALFTAASAGAGIAPTILFLVLARLVQGVAGGILNPQVAGLIQQLFRGAERGRAFGALGAVIGIATAVGPLLGGGLIAIAGPAEGWRWVFYVNIPVGIAALFLAWRLLPAPIYGQRQGLDPLGVLLLGAGVLCLLLPLVQEQQWHGDLKWLLILAGAVLLAAFAAWERRARTPMVVLALFRLRSYTLGSAIALLYFAGFTAVFFIFTLYLQNGLGYSALGAGLAITPFAVGSGVASALGGRIVSRYGRPLVAVGLCLVLAGLGAAWLAVELKPGGGVAWATAAPLLLAGIGSGLVISPNQTITLSEVDYTEGGSAAGVLQTGQRVGTAMGVAAVGAVFFATIAGTGGDWAAAFRHGLIVVLAFVLAALVAAVADLLAGRPVSAPPGQGAQAQSEGGRGAEGGRG; via the coding sequence GTGCGTAAAGAGGGCGCGGACGCCCTGAGCCCGGCGGAGCAGCGGCGGCGCTGGCAGGCGCTCTCGGTCTGTCTCGTCGCGGCTTTCATGACGCTGCTGGACGTCAGCATCGTCAACGTGGCGCTGCCGTCGATCCGGGCGGGCCTGCACGCGTCCGAAGCGCAGTTGCAGTGGATCCTGTCGGGGTACGCGCTGACGTTCGGGCTCGTCCTGGTCCCCGCCGGGCGGCTCGGCGACGCCCGCAGCCGCCGAGCGGTGTTCATGTCCGGGCTCGCCCTGTTCACGGCGGCGAGCGCGGGGGCGGGCATCGCCCCGACGATCCTGTTCCTCGTCCTCGCCCGGCTCGTGCAGGGCGTCGCGGGCGGCATCCTCAACCCGCAGGTCGCCGGGCTCATCCAGCAGTTGTTCCGGGGCGCCGAGCGGGGACGGGCGTTCGGGGCGCTCGGCGCCGTCATCGGGATCGCCACCGCCGTCGGCCCGCTGCTCGGCGGCGGACTGATCGCGATCGCCGGCCCGGCGGAGGGCTGGCGGTGGGTGTTCTACGTCAACATCCCGGTCGGGATCGCGGCGCTGTTCCTGGCGTGGCGGCTGCTGCCCGCCCCGATCTACGGGCAGCGGCAAGGGCTGGACCCGCTCGGGGTGCTGCTGCTGGGTGCGGGCGTCCTGTGCCTGCTGCTGCCGCTCGTCCAGGAGCAGCAGTGGCACGGCGACCTGAAGTGGCTGCTGATCCTCGCGGGCGCCGTGCTGCTGGCGGCCTTCGCGGCCTGGGAGCGGCGGGCGCGGACGCCGATGGTCGTCCTCGCGCTGTTCCGGCTCCGCTCCTACACGCTGGGCTCGGCGATCGCGCTGCTGTACTTCGCCGGGTTCACCGCGGTCTTCTTCATCTTCACCCTCTACCTCCAGAACGGCCTCGGCTACAGCGCGCTCGGCGCGGGCCTCGCCATCACTCCGTTCGCGGTCGGGTCCGGTGTCGCGTCCGCGCTCGGCGGCCGGATCGTCTCCCGCTACGGCCGCCCCCTCGTCGCCGTCGGACTGTGCCTGGTGCTGGCCGGCCTCGGCGCGGCGTGGCTCGCCGTGGAGCTGAAGCCCGGCGGCGGCGTGGCCTGGGCGACCGCGGCGCCGCTGCTGCTGGCCGGGATCGGCAGCGGCCTGGTGATCTCGCCGAACCAGACGATCACGCTGTCGGAGGTGGACTACACCGAGGGCGGCAGCGCGGCGGGCGTCCTGCAGACCGGCCAGCGGGTCGGCACCGCGATGGGCGTCGCCGCCGTCGGGGCGGTGTTCTTCGCCACGATCGCCGGGACGGGCGGGGACTGGGCGGCCGCCTTCCGGCACGGGCTGATCGTCGTGCTGGCGTTCGTGCTGGCGGCGCTGGTGGCGGCCGTCGCCGACCTGCTCGCCGGCCGCCCGGTGTCAGCGCCGCCGGGACAGGGCGCGCAGGCCCAGTCCGAGGGCGGCCGCGGAGCCGAGGGCGGCCGCGGCTAG
- a CDS encoding DUF6457 domain-containing protein, with the protein MSVLEDWINAASLELGLERGDVDQGLVLDLARDVAHNVTRPGAPLTAYLLGLAVGRGVPARDAAARLTEMAEGWRAEVPEQAGEPVLDDV; encoded by the coding sequence ATGTCTGTCCTCGAGGACTGGATCAACGCGGCGAGCCTCGAACTGGGCCTGGAGCGCGGGGACGTCGACCAGGGCCTGGTACTGGACCTCGCCCGCGACGTCGCCCACAACGTCACGCGGCCCGGCGCGCCGCTCACGGCCTACCTGCTCGGCCTCGCGGTCGGCCGCGGCGTGCCCGCGCGGGACGCCGCCGCACGGCTGACCGAGATGGCCGAGGGCTGGCGGGCCGAGGTGCCCGAGCAGGCCGGCGAGCCCGTCCTCGACGACGTCTAA
- the mobA gene encoding molybdenum cofactor guanylyltransferase: protein MDAGTSFDAVLLAGGRARRFGADKPAASAGGRRLIEWAAAAASGASRLIVVGPRRDVLPGAVVVREDPPGAGPVPALRAGLAEVRAPRLTLLAADLPFLRPAHVAALLEAAGERDGAVLVDQDGREQWLTGCWRAGALRAALAAYEGASLRGLLGPLDPVPVTLPPDDRPAWYDCDTPEQLTAAERLL from the coding sequence GTGGACGCCGGCACGTCCTTCGACGCCGTGCTGCTCGCGGGCGGGCGCGCCCGGCGGTTCGGCGCCGACAAGCCCGCCGCCTCCGCGGGCGGGCGCCGGCTGATCGAATGGGCCGCGGCGGCCGCGTCCGGAGCGTCCCGGCTGATCGTCGTGGGGCCGCGCCGCGACGTCCTGCCGGGCGCCGTCGTCGTCCGCGAGGACCCGCCCGGCGCCGGGCCGGTGCCCGCGCTGCGCGCCGGGCTCGCCGAGGTCCGCGCGCCGAGGCTGACGCTCCTGGCCGCCGACCTGCCGTTCCTGCGCCCGGCCCACGTCGCCGCGCTGCTGGAGGCGGCGGGGGAGCGGGACGGCGCCGTCCTGGTGGACCAGGACGGCCGCGAGCAGTGGCTCACGGGCTGCTGGCGCGCGGGCGCGCTGCGGGCGGCGCTGGCCGCCTACGAGGGCGCGTCCCTGCGCGGCCTCCTCGGCCCCCTGGACCCCGTGCCGGTCACGCTGCCGCCGGACGACCGCCCCGCGTGGTACGACTGCGACACCCCCGAACAGCTGACCGCCGCCGAGCGCCTGCTTTGA